The sequence TCGGCGGCGGCCTGCTGCCCGGCCTCCTGGTGGGCACGCTGCTCGGCAACATGATGTGGTCGACCGACGCCTATGGCGCCGGCTTCGGCGGCCCCACGGGTGCCGAGGGCGGCGACTCCTCCGGAGCCGACTTCAACTCCGACGACTTCGGCGGCGGCTTCGGCGACGGCGGTGGCTTCGGTGACGGCGGCGGCTTCGGCGGCGGAGGCGACGGGGGCTTCGGCGGCGGTTTCTGAGCGCGGGGCGCCTCCCGCGCTCCCGCGCCGCCGCCTCGAGGCGCGCACCGCCGCGGCCGCACGCGCTGGGCGCTCACCGCTGCGTGGCACTCGCCGGGCGCTGCACTCGCCGGGCGCTGAGCGCTTCGCCCCCCGCCGCGCTCAGCCTTCCGTAGTGCCCACCGCCCGCTTGGCGCCGAGGAACCGCCCGTAGCGCGGGCGCGCCGCGAAGTCCGCATAGCGCCATACGGCGGGTTCGCCGACCTCCCGGCACAGGTGCAGGACCTGGTCGGGCCCCAGGTGCACGCCCACATGTGCGCCGTACCCCGGTGGCCGGCCGTCGAGCGGCCCGGAGTCGAACAGCACCAGATCCAGCGGTTGCGGAGCGGCGGCCCGCCGTGTTGCGTGCTCGTCCGCCCAGAGCTCCGCCGAGCGCAACGGCGGTATCCGCAGGCCGAAGTGGCGCAGCACGGCATAGGCGTAGCGCTGGCAGTTCGCGCCCCCGGCCACGTCGGCGAAGGGATCAAGGGCGCCGCCGGGTGCCTCGCCCGCCCTCGCCGGGTCGTGTGACGGGCATTCAGGTGTCGGGGCTCCCGGATGGCGGGCGCCCGAGTAGGTCACCTTCCGCAGGGCTCGAGGAAGCCGCCGGAACGCTACCGTGCCACCGGAGGCGGGGATTTGACGGCCGGGGTCGTACCTCACCCGGTCATGATGCAGGGGATCTCCCTCGTGCCGCACGTCCCGGTGTCGAGCAGGCTCGACGAATCGGATCCGACGTGCACTCGACACCGCGAGGAGATCCCCGATGGAACGCCGCTTTCGCAAGGCAGCTCTCTGGGGCGCGACCGTCGCCGCCGTCGTGGCGGCCGCCGGCCCGCTCGGCCCGGCGCATGCCGTGCCGCGGCACGACCCGTCGCCCCCGCCCTCGCCGCGCGCCATGCTCGATGCGATGCGCCGGGACCTCGGGCTGACGGCACAGCAGGTGCGCACCCGGCTCGCGCAGGAATCCGAGGCGCACCGTGCCGTGGCCACCGTGCACCGGGCGCTCACCGCACCGTCCGCCGGGATGTGGTTCGACAAGACGACCGGCAAGCTCGTCGTCGCGGTCACCGGCGCCGCCGATGCGCAGCGGGTACGTGCCGCCGGGGCGGTGCCCAAAACGGTGCCGCACAGCCGCGCCACGCTCACCGCACTGGTGCAGCAGATCAGCCGGAAGGCCGGCAAGGGCGTACCGGGCGTCACCGGGTGGGGCGTGGACGAGCGCGCCAACGGCGTCGTGGTCCGTATCGACCACACCAGGCGCACCGCCCGCACCGATGTCTTCGAGGAGGACGTCCGCGGTCTCGGGGCACGCGCGAAGGTCCCCGTCACCGTCGAAGGCGGCGACCGGCGACCACGCCAGCAGGGCGGCTCGGTGGTGGGCGGCGAGCGGTGGATGCCGGGCAGCGAGGGCATCTGCTCGATCGGCTTCTCGGTGACCGGGCCGGACGGCTTCCAGGGATTCCTGACGGCCGGTCACTGCACCCTCACCGCCGACCAGACCGCGTACGGCAAGGACGGCACCCGTATGGGGATCTCCAACGAGGGTGGCCATCACAGCGTCAACGACCGCGAGGGCGACTTCGGGCTGGTGGGCGTCGACCAGCCGGGCTGGATCGTCAGCTCGTACGTGGCGGGCCAGGGCGGTACGCCGGTCACCGTCACCGGTTCCCAGGAGGGCCTGGTGGGGATGTCGATCTGCCGCTCGGGGCAGAGCAGCGGCTGGCACTGCGGGGAGATCACCCGGACCGACCAGGCCGTGGACTACGGCAATACGGTCATCGAGGGCCTTTCGTTCACCAACGCCTGCTCGGCGCCCGGCGATTCGGGCGGCTCGTACGTCACCCAGCCCAACGCCCCGATGGCGATCGGCATGCACTCCGGCGGTGGCGCCGCCACCTGCGGCAACTTCGGCGGTGCCACCGTCACCATCTTCCAGCCGGTCGGGGAGCCGCTGGCCAAGTGGAACCTGAGACTGAAGACGGGCAGCCCGTGACGGACGGCTCGTGACGGGCAGCCCGTGATGGACAGCCCGTGATGGACAGCTCTTGACGGCCGGTGCCCGACGCGGTCGGTGTCCGCCGGCCCCCGGCGCCTACGATGAGAAACCGGTGGCCAGAAGGCCCGGGTGCGCCCGAGCGGCGGACCGGCAGGTACGGGTACGGGTATGGGGACGGGAGAAATCGTGGTGGGAGCGGCACAGGCGTCGGACAGGGAAACCGGTACGGACGCGGGATCCGGTACGGACACGGGGAATGGTGCGGGCGCGGAGACCGCCGGTGCGGACGCGGCGGCCGTGCCGTTCGCCGTCCCGGTCACCGTGCGCGGCTACGAAACCGACACCCAGGGCCATCTCAACCAGAGCGTCTATCTGCAGTACGCCGAGCACGCCCGCTGGTCGCTGCTGCAGGTGAGCGGCATCCGCCAGAGCGCGATGGTGGAGCGGCGGGTCGGCCCGGTGACCGTCGAGACCACCATCCGCTATCGGCGCGAGCTGCGGGCCGGTGACGAGGTCGAGGTGAGCTGCGCCTTCGTCTGGGGCGAGGGCAAGACCTTCCGGATCGAGCAGACCGTCCGCAAGACGGACGGCACGGTGGCCGCCGAGGTGAGCGCGGTCTGCGGGCTGCTCGACCTCACCGAGCGCAAGCTCCTCAAGGACCCGCGCGCGGCCTTCCGCGACCTGGCCGACGACCCCTCGCTGCTCGGTCTCACCGACGGCTGACGAGAGCACCGCCGGGCCGGTCGGGGGCGCTCCGGGCTGCTCCGGGGTGCCACCACGGTCCGTGAAAGTGCGGTCCCTTCCCCCTTGGGTGGCCCGGGTAATGTGGGCCTGTGGACATGCTGCACTTGCGCTACTTCGTGGCGGTCGCCGAAGAGTTGAATTTCTCCCAGGCGGCACGCAAGCTGCACATGGCGGCGTCTCCGCTGAGTCAGCGGATCAAGGACCTCGAGCGTGAGCTGCACCAGACGCTCTTCGACCGCACCACCCATCACGTCGAGCTGACACCCGCGGGTGCCGCGTTGCTGCCGATGGCGCGCGATGTGCTCGACCGCGTCAACTCCATTCCCTGGCGGCTGCGTGAGGCGGTCCGTCCGCAACGCACCACCCTGCTCATCGGGATGCCCTCCGGGGTGCACCCCGGCCTCCGTGCCCGGGTCCGGGAGCTGGCGGAGGCCTGCGGGGAGACCTACGAGCTCAAGCGCTGGCCCGGCCGCTCCACCAGCCTCGCCGAGGCGGTCCGGGACGGGCGGCTGGCTCTCGCGCTGGCGCGGCTGCCGGTCGCGGACCCCGGGCTCGGCATCATCGAGGTCATGCGCGAACGGCTCGGGGCGGCGGTTCCCGCCGACCGATTCGAGGGCCGGGAGTCGGTCACCCTGGACGAGCTGAAGCAATTCCCCTATGTGGCCACCGCCCCCGAGGCCATGCCCGCGTACTTCGATGAAATCGATGCCCGGCTGAATTCCGCGGGGCTGAAGAAAAGAATTCGCATCAATAGCTCCGATTATGCCGGAACCTCGGAACTGGTATCCGGCGGCCTTGCGTTCTCGATGACGATGCTTTCTCCGGAAAGCCCGATGCATCTTTACCGGCTGGAGAATGTGAAGGTGCTGCCGGTGCTGGACTTCCAGCCCGAACTGGCCACCGGCCTGCTCTTCCGTACGGACCGGGCCGAAGTCGGCGGCGACCTCGAAGAGCTCGTCACCGCGGCTCGGCGCATCTTCGCCGAGGAACTTTTCGCCTGATCCACGGGCGCCGGCAATCCGACGAGAAGGGTATGACCGCTGTGGTCATACCCTTCTTCGTTTCTTGATCGTTCTCATTCTGTGGCATCTCGCCTAACGTCGAAAGCGGAAACATTCGCAGTACAGCTACTTCCGCAGGAGCGACAATGGACGCCACGACCGAAAGCGCCAACGGCCCGCTGGACGGCGTACGGGTGATCGATCTGTCCACGGTGGTGATGGGGCCCTATGCCGCCCAGATCCTCGGGGACCTCGGCGCGGACGTCATCAAGATCGAGTCGCCGTCGGACACCGTACGGTCGGGCCGGTACCGGACCACGCCCGGGATGACTCCGCTCAACCTGAACGTCAACCGCAACAAGCGCAGCGTCTCCCTGAACCTCAAGGACGAGGCCGACCGCGAGCGGGCCGTGGCGCTCATCGGCACGGCCGACGTGCTGATCACCAATATGCGCCCCGGCGCCCTGGCCCGGCTCGGCCTGACCTACGCCGACCTCGCCGAGCGCCACCCCGGACTGGTCTACGCCCACGCCCAGGGCTTCCGCAGCGACTCCGACCGGGCCGGTCACGCCGCGTACGACGA is a genomic window of Streptomyces sp. Edi2 containing:
- a CDS encoding cell wall hydrolase, with amino-acid sequence MRYDPGRQIPASGGTVAFRRLPRALRKVTYSGARHPGAPTPECPSHDPARAGEAPGGALDPFADVAGGANCQRYAYAVLRHFGLRIPPLRSAELWADEHATRRAAAPQPLDLVLFDSGPLDGRPPGYGAHVGVHLGPDQVLHLCREVGEPAVWRYADFAARPRYGRFLGAKRAVGTTEG
- a CDS encoding acyl-CoA thioesterase — protein: MPFAVPVTVRGYETDTQGHLNQSVYLQYAEHARWSLLQVSGIRQSAMVERRVGPVTVETTIRYRRELRAGDEVEVSCAFVWGEGKTFRIEQTVRKTDGTVAAEVSAVCGLLDLTERKLLKDPRAAFRDLADDPSLLGLTDG
- a CDS encoding LysR family transcriptional regulator gives rise to the protein MLHLRYFVAVAEELNFSQAARKLHMAASPLSQRIKDLERELHQTLFDRTTHHVELTPAGAALLPMARDVLDRVNSIPWRLREAVRPQRTTLLIGMPSGVHPGLRARVRELAEACGETYELKRWPGRSTSLAEAVRDGRLALALARLPVADPGLGIIEVMRERLGAAVPADRFEGRESVTLDELKQFPYVATAPEAMPAYFDEIDARLNSAGLKKRIRINSSDYAGTSELVSGGLAFSMTMLSPESPMHLYRLENVKVLPVLDFQPELATGLLFRTDRAEVGGDLEELVTAARRIFAEELFA
- a CDS encoding S1 family peptidase; protein product: MERRFRKAALWGATVAAVVAAAGPLGPAHAVPRHDPSPPPSPRAMLDAMRRDLGLTAQQVRTRLAQESEAHRAVATVHRALTAPSAGMWFDKTTGKLVVAVTGAADAQRVRAAGAVPKTVPHSRATLTALVQQISRKAGKGVPGVTGWGVDERANGVVVRIDHTRRTARTDVFEEDVRGLGARAKVPVTVEGGDRRPRQQGGSVVGGERWMPGSEGICSIGFSVTGPDGFQGFLTAGHCTLTADQTAYGKDGTRMGISNEGGHHSVNDREGDFGLVGVDQPGWIVSSYVAGQGGTPVTVTGSQEGLVGMSICRSGQSSGWHCGEITRTDQAVDYGNTVIEGLSFTNACSAPGDSGGSYVTQPNAPMAIGMHSGGGAATCGNFGGATVTIFQPVGEPLAKWNLRLKTGSP